The following nucleotide sequence is from Salvia miltiorrhiza cultivar Shanhuang (shh) chromosome 7, IMPLAD_Smil_shh, whole genome shotgun sequence.
acgtgtaccacttttcatttctttatatttataaattattttttattcaattttaatttattatgcttttatataatataaagataattaacaaagGTTCACTcattcatttagggtttataattattttttttatatttatttgaattaataatagattatttgggttcattaattcaaatttggggtatataattttttaaattttaatttttcaatgataaatactaattagagtttataatataataatactttttatttttataaaaaacaatttataaaacaaagaaatgaagagtggtacacgtggtacacataATATTGTGgtacagaggatcccatctggcAATAGAAACGGCTCATAAAGGCGCAGGCGAACAAGAAGGGCACCTGACGAGACCATTCTCATTGCACGAGGTACAACTCCCGATTCCGGCTTTCCCTCTATAGCACTTATGGCTCCCATTGCATTCCTGGCACAGCACGAAACTGTAACCCCCGCAAGCCTCGCACGTGCCCGGGTCCGCCGGCGGCAGCCCCTCCAAATACTTCTTCAGCTCGCCGCTCTCGTGCAGGCGCCGCACCTCCTCCGCCCCGCCGAGGTACCTACCGCCTGTGAACACCCTCGGCAGGGTGAGCTTCGACTTCTCCGACTCCCCGAGGATCCTCTGCAGTTCGTCCATGAATCCCGAGTCCATCGACAGATCCCGCTCGTCGATCGGCACGCGGAACGCCCGCAGTATCGATCGCACGGCGCTGCAGTCGTCGAACGTGCGGCGGATCACCCGCAGGCTCGTGAAGTACAGCACCACCGATTTCTCGGCGCCGCGGATCCGGATTTCCCGATCCGCGGGGTTGGATAGGGAGCGGATGAGCTCCTTCGCGCTGCGGTTACGGTGGTAGATCGACGGGGATGAGGGGGAgtctcctcctccgccgccgtcgTAGAGGAGGCTGTGGACGTCCTTGAACGACGAGCATGCGAATTTGAGCGTCGGCGCGTTGTGGACACGGCTCCTCGTTTTGGTTCGCCTCAGCCACATGGATTCCGAAACTCCGATCGAACAACGCAATGCCGGAACTCGGAAATCAACCGAATGTTCAGCGAAGCAATGCAGGTTTTTGGGGAAGAAATTAGGGCAATGCAGATGAAAAGGGTGATGGGAAAATGGAGGAATAAGGTGAGGGTTTGGGTTTGGCGATTCACAGCTTTTTTTTCACTCCACATGTTTTTATCACTTTTTTATCTGCGCTACGCTAACGCCCTTTTCCACtttacttttttctttcttttttttttcggatTATTTATTTGTAAGTACCTAGTTTTGGTGAACTTCGAATCCTAAATTTCTAGTAGTAAAATTGCAACTCgatttatttagatattttacaAGTTTTAACACATGTTTCAATAATTCACGAATAatcaaaatatttgaataattaaacttataaactAAAAAGAGAATTATGAGTtagtgaaaaaatataaattaaattagaaGGGTATATGTTCGAAGAGTTAATATAcattttcatattgtaaagctaaaaaataatcatttttgGACCGATGAATCTATTATTTTGCCCGTAATTGacgaattgaaaattaaattcaccTATTCTAAGTCATGAATTGTCCTATTTAAATTGTTAATTAAACAAACCTATTCATGGTTGTGAATTGTTGTATTTAGAAAGAAATTCACAATAAATATATCCATGGTAGTCGTGAATTAAGAAGTGAACTATTtggagtaattattttttataatttatgttagtagttagttttttttactattaaaaaaataatttattaatttattatgagTTGAAGATTACAAATTATaatagaattattttaataaattaattgttGCTTATAATACCATAAAAAGGGGTTATTGCAGGAAAATAACCAAAATTTGccaattttgttatttatatcaTTACCTTTTTTCCTGTTAAAAAAGGGGTTAAGATTGATTCTGAATCGTCTCATGGCGAGCAATTTCGCCcaacaaattttgtccaaattcAATGTGAATGATCTCACAACTTGCTATTTTCTCACTGTTACATTAGATTAGATTTGGGTGAAATTGTCCATTGTGAAACGATTCAGAATCAAacttaaattcatgtattttctaatgaaaaaaaaaaaacatgatataaataaaaaattaaaatattttagatatttttgaACGATAACCCTTAAAACAAATAAGATGTAGTATAAACATAAAACGAGGAGAAAGTTCTAGATGCGTGCGCATAATGACAATTTGACAATTCACTTGTTAGAAATTTAGAATGGATGATAAAATATCTATTTGCAACTaactggacttcattttgttgTTTAACCTTTACGTTTTTTGTGTTgccattttattattattgaaacaGATAAAACCACTATTTTCAGGAGTATAAACATAAAACGAGAAGAAGGTTCTAGATTCAGGCGCGAAGGCTGCATAATGGATTTGGTTTATGTGCATAAAAGATATTTATGATTGTTTTTTAAATACATACTAATATTGAACATAtaccccttcaaaaaaaatattgaacttattgtcattaattaataaagGGTAACCGCAATTTATGTTTTGAAAATGGGTGAATACGTTTGCCATATGATATTTGGAATAAATGTGAATCCGTTTAGTAGTTATCAATATACTTCAGCTATAATTTCTTCAAATATTTGAAGATAAACCAAACtttttaatataatactccTTCCGCCGTGAAAATTATAGTATGACTTGAAGAGCATAACTTTTAATAAATAGTTGGAAGATGTGTACAAAATGGAGAAATAATCCACCAAAATTGAATGGAGATAGGGATCTGCCAACATTAATGTATTAAatagttgaatttttttttgtaaatattgagtgtgaatgagatttaaaatataaatgataatttcccaaaaaaaaatacaattttctTAATCAAACAAAAGTAGCACTAAAAATTACTCCTAATTTTCACCGacaaggaaaatattttatatttatttaaagaggAAGAAGATCTAGAAAGCAAGGCAATGGCATGCGTAAATTCTTGCCTCTAATCAGGTCGTGAATAACAGAGAATAGAGATATGATACAGTGTTTTTGTAAGGACCAAATCCAAATTCAACCAATTCTTcacaattattaaaaattattttcctttaaataaataagcATCATAAGACACAAAAATccgcatatatatataagaaaaaaggATAACTTTACATATATACTCTTaataacttttaaaatatttttctcaacAGATGAAATAAATTTGACAATATGACACTCATTTAAAGACACAATTGAGTATATAAAATCATGGTACAAATCAAAATTGATGACAAAAAATGGTTATCACAAAATGTTGAAGTGATGCTattttatcaatagaaaaaaTGTAAATGTTATAACCCCCATAAAACTATGCCACACTAGATTGGTATATTCAAAATAGAAGGCAACATAATTTGTGGAAAAGAAATTGATATATGCAAAGTTGCAAATCCTGTATTCAAATGATCATGTTCCAACATTATGAAACCGGCCAATCAAGCATTGGAAGAAGGCATCTAATAAGAAAATGCAGAAATCAAATTTAGCACCCAAAATGAAGAACCGTGACAGAGAACACAAATACTCAGTGCTCAAATCCACTTGATTTATGACACAGTCTAAATCGTCTTGCTATGCGTCTCTCATAGAACTGAATATTAGAATGGAAGGAAGTTTAAAGGATAAAGGACCTAGTCTTGTGAACGATCAGCGGAAGTAAATGGATATTTGCGGAATATCGACATCATTGTCCTCTTCATCCTCACACGCTACAACAACATCCACATGGTTGCGGTATGGTGGCAGCTCTACCTTGGCTACATCCCGTACGAGGTCCACAATCTTCTTGTCCATCCGGTCCTTGTGTCGAGGGAACATGCTGTTGTAGAGCAGGCAACTTCCGAAAGAAATGCTGTACGCGTTCAGTCCTTTGTCAGAAAGCCATTTGAGCAGCTCCCTCAAAGTTGGATTGTTCCTTATAATCCATCTGTCCCACACAGTCCAGATCATGTTCTGGTGCTTGATAACCTTGGGAGCCACTGGTTCGGCAATGGAGAATAGTGGAAGAGCAAGGTTGGCAAATGTGTTGCGATAATCTTCTACCTTGTGGGACCCATCGATTACTTTATAAAGCTCAAGGCAAACCAAGCCGGTAGCCATTGCTGTGGAAGTTGCAATGGCTGGAATGATCCTCCCAGCAATGAATTTGGCTTTCAGCTTGTCCACTTCAGGAATGCTGTAATTTCTTGCCCTCATGTTTGCAAGTGCCGCAATCAGGTCCATGTGATAGTTGGTGTCGTCGTCCTACACAATTACACAGCAACATCACGGACAGTTAAAAATTAAGTCATTCTTTGCATGTTAAATTTGTAAGAGATGAGATGCAAACCTTCTCAAACTGGATTGGTCTCATCCTGAAGTTAGGTGGTAATGTCTGGCGACATTGCTCAAGCTTCAGAATTAAATCATTGATAACAGCCGCATCATCCACGGAAGCAGTAGCAAGACTAGTAGCTTTCTCATCAGTTACAATTTTCGCATCCTTTCTCGGTTGGAAATCAGGGACAATGACTTGATCAACAGCCTCAGCCAGTCTCTTTGGGTTCTTCACCCAGTCTGGTATAGGGATGCCAAATGTCTCAGCTCGCAGTATGGATCCAGCCATAATAAAGTGAAGATGGCTGGGATCGGAGGTAGAAAACTGCAGAGGACGAGGGAACCTCTTTGGGGCTGACCAGAAAGGTGCACCAGTGCTGGTTGCAGCATCCTCAGGGAAGGTGAAAGCTAACTGTTTCACCCTGTTCGCAAAATAGTCTTCAAACCTGCCAATGGacagaaaaattataaaatcataCCAACAGGGGAGCTAGCAACAAAAATCCAACCCAAAAAGAGAACATATGGGGGAGTTGAAAGAGATTTACTTTTGACGAGCCCACAAAATACAATCTTGGAATGATTCACATCGCTCCTTGTCAAGACACTCAATTACACGTTCCAAATTGTCCCTTGCTTGAGCATCCCCAGCATTTCTCATTGCAGATGCATACTCACCAGGATTAGAAAGATAGGCATTCACTTCAGCCGGTGTCTTTTCAAGCAATCCCTCAAATTCTGACCGGGCCCATGTCAAACAGTGATCAATATTGTGCGGGAAGGAGTGGACAGTACACATTGGTGCTTGTTTCTCAGGGGGATCACGAGAGGCACCATAGTTTTCCGTCAGGTGGGGAACGACCATTTGAGTATTGCATTTGGCACCCAAAGTTCCAGACTCCAGAAGTGGTTTCTGGAAATATAAGCATCGCTGGTCAACATAGAGCCTGGCGTTTACATTGTCAAGTGCATTAATCACAACATCGAGATTCTCCCAGAAAGCATCATGAAAAACATTCTCGGTCTCCGAACCAACACGATTCTGTAAAGCTTCTATATGAAGCTGGGAATTAATTGCCAAAGCAGCAGAAGCAGCAACAGTGGATTTCGGCTGCCCAATGTTCCAATCTCGGAAGAGGAATTGCCTACTTAGGTTACTCTTCTCTATCACATCGTCATCAGTAATAGTCAATTTTCCAGATGATCCACATGAAACTCCCATTAGAGCCAAATTCTTAAGAAATTCACAGCCTAGAGCACCAGATCCAACAACAAAAGTTTTTGCATCTTCTAGTTTCTTTTGAAGCTTAGACCCAAACACTGAAATCTGGGCATCATAACGGCTATTCAAAGGTCTGAAGTCGCTGGGATCAATAGGCTCGGTAGGAAGTGATTCTACAGAGTCAAAGTAAAAGAACTGCAAAGACATCGCAACATAAAAAGTTTAGTTGTATTGTATAATTTTTGCACCAGCTCTTCCAAGAATACAACTACAGCAGCAAGGAGTGATGGCAGTTGTGCGGACCTAATTTTTGATAGAAGTTATCAATTatataattcatcaaaaaatagACTCAAAGCGCCTAAAAAGAGAACAAAGATAAAGCAAAACAATAACATCAAACCACACCATAACATCCAAGAGGTGAACCCTGCAGTTTTAGCCTATATAGTGGCCAAGTCGTAATTTAAATAAGCAAGACCAGGATTTTACAAAAACTCTGGCCATAGGGAGCAAATTTGTGTTAATCAGAAACTGGCGATAAGTCTTCTACACTCTCTATTGTTTTAAAAAACCTCAAATGTGGACTGATTTACAGATCTGAGTAGTAGGTAGCAATAGTTCCACTTTCTCATCCActcaaaaaaggggaaaaagaaggaaaataaTAAGAAACAAGTTGAGAAAGGCTTTTAAGCAAGAGAGAAATTAATAACCTGGAAAAGAGGATGAAACTTCCCCGAGCATGCCTTCATAACCTCCTGCCCGACAATGCCACCGAACATGGCAGCCATAGGAT
It contains:
- the LOC130992048 gene encoding uncharacterized protein At5g39865, whose product is MWLRRTKTRSRVHNAPTLKFACSSFKDVHSLLYDGGGGGDSPSSPSIYHRNRSAKELIRSLSNPADREIRIRGAEKSVVLYFTSLRVIRRTFDDCSAVRSILRAFRVPIDERDLSMDSGFMDELQRILGESEKSKLTLPRVFTGGRYLGGAEEVRRLHESGELKKYLEGLPPADPGTCEACGGYSFVLCQECNGSHKCYRGKAGIGSCTSCNENGLVRCPSCSPAPL
- the LOC130992049 gene encoding ubiquitin-activating enzyme E1 1 isoform X1; protein product: MASQYLGRGLIIFSVIFITIAVVLQSPISARLLLYLKNHLDSEFPKYFIYSVLILVVSMGIRRVFSSLLHYMLPRKRAGEGEADNVSDSESVKRQRVISSTENSNNQAKNSSDGVGNSNSSGNCSEPTVTDMAFDDGTPRDIDEDLHSRQLAVYGRETMRRLFASNVLVSGMQGLGVEIAKNLVLAGVKSVTLHDEGTVELWDMSSNFVFSEKDLGKNRALASVQKLQELNNAVTVLTLTTKLTKEQLSDFQAVVFTDINLDSAIEFSDYCHNHQPPIAFIKTEVRGLFGSAFCDFGPAFTVFDVDGEEPHTGIIASISNDNPALVACVDDERLEFQDGDLVVFSEVRGMTELNDGKPRKVKNARPYSFTLEEDTTNYGAYERGGIVTQVKQPKVLNFKPLKEALKDTGDFLLSDFSKFDRPPLLHLAFQALDKFVSEMGRYPVAGSEEDAQKLISITSNMNESLGDGKLDDINPKLLRHFAFGARAVLNPMAAMFGGIVGQEVMKACSGKFHPLFQFFYFDSVESLPTEPIDPSDFRPLNSRYDAQISVFGSKLQKKLEDAKTFVVGSGALGCEFLKNLALMGVSCGSSGKLTITDDDVIEKSNLSRQFLFRDWNIGQPKSTVAASAALAINSQLHIEALQNRVGSETENVFHDAFWENLDVVINALDNVNARLYVDQRCLYFQKPLLESGTLGAKCNTQMVVPHLTENYGASRDPPEKQAPMCTVHSFPHNIDHCLTWARSEFEGLLEKTPAEVNAYLSNPGEYASAMRNAGDAQARDNLERVIECLDKERCESFQDCILWARQKFEDYFANRVKQLAFTFPEDAATSTGAPFWSAPKRFPRPLQFSTSDPSHLHFIMAGSILRAETFGIPIPDWVKNPKRLAEAVDQVIVPDFQPRKDAKIVTDEKATSLATASVDDAAVINDLILKLEQCRQTLPPNFRMRPIQFEKDDDTNYHMDLIAALANMRARNYSIPEVDKLKAKFIAGRIIPAIATSTAMATGLVCLELYKVIDGSHKVEDYRNTFANLALPLFSIAEPVAPKVIKHQNMIWTVWDRWIIRNNPTLRELLKWLSDKGLNAYSISFGSCLLYNSMFPRHKDRMDKKIVDLVRDVAKVELPPYRNHVDVVVACEDEEDNDVDIPQISIYFR
- the LOC130992049 gene encoding ubiquitin-activating enzyme E1 1 isoform X2, with the translated sequence MLPRKRAGEGEADNVSDSESVKRQRVISSTENSNNQAKNSSDGVGNSNSSGNCSEPTVTDMAFDDGTPRDIDEDLHSRQLAVYGRETMRRLFASNVLVSGMQGLGVEIAKNLVLAGVKSVTLHDEGTVELWDMSSNFVFSEKDLGKNRALASVQKLQELNNAVTVLTLTTKLTKEQLSDFQAVVFTDINLDSAIEFSDYCHNHQPPIAFIKTEVRGLFGSAFCDFGPAFTVFDVDGEEPHTGIIASISNDNPALVACVDDERLEFQDGDLVVFSEVRGMTELNDGKPRKVKNARPYSFTLEEDTTNYGAYERGGIVTQVKQPKVLNFKPLKEALKDTGDFLLSDFSKFDRPPLLHLAFQALDKFVSEMGRYPVAGSEEDAQKLISITSNMNESLGDGKLDDINPKLLRHFAFGARAVLNPMAAMFGGIVGQEVMKACSGKFHPLFQFFYFDSVESLPTEPIDPSDFRPLNSRYDAQISVFGSKLQKKLEDAKTFVVGSGALGCEFLKNLALMGVSCGSSGKLTITDDDVIEKSNLSRQFLFRDWNIGQPKSTVAASAALAINSQLHIEALQNRVGSETENVFHDAFWENLDVVINALDNVNARLYVDQRCLYFQKPLLESGTLGAKCNTQMVVPHLTENYGASRDPPEKQAPMCTVHSFPHNIDHCLTWARSEFEGLLEKTPAEVNAYLSNPGEYASAMRNAGDAQARDNLERVIECLDKERCESFQDCILWARQKFEDYFANRVKQLAFTFPEDAATSTGAPFWSAPKRFPRPLQFSTSDPSHLHFIMAGSILRAETFGIPIPDWVKNPKRLAEAVDQVIVPDFQPRKDAKIVTDEKATSLATASVDDAAVINDLILKLEQCRQTLPPNFRMRPIQFEKDDDTNYHMDLIAALANMRARNYSIPEVDKLKAKFIAGRIIPAIATSTAMATGLVCLELYKVIDGSHKVEDYRNTFANLALPLFSIAEPVAPKVIKHQNMIWTVWDRWIIRNNPTLRELLKWLSDKGLNAYSISFGSCLLYNSMFPRHKDRMDKKIVDLVRDVAKVELPPYRNHVDVVVACEDEEDNDVDIPQISIYFR